A window from Plasmodium relictum strain SGS1 genome assembly, chromosome: 7 encodes these proteins:
- the VPS46 gene encoding vacuolar protein sorting-associated protein 46, putative — protein sequence MSTEDHIFRLKLKTKELEKLSNRSELEEKKLISDVKKAIQSGKIDIARLYAEKCIRKKNEKINYLNLSNKIDVLVSRLESAYRCSSLVKDVSTMIPLIQKINSETNALKIGNDVTKLENIFDEISISSDLINDTVQTSAAISAPTEEIDELISKIAEEHAIKLDGQLGPVNAIDKHLKEISNMSERIKNLK from the exons ATGTCTACAGAAGATCATATTTTTCGTTTGAAGTTGAAAACAAAAGAATta GAAAAATTATCTAATAGATCTGAATTGGAAGAAAAGAAGTTAATATCAGACGTAAAAAAAGCAATACAATCAGGGAAAATTGATATAGCAAG gttGTATGCAGAAAAAtgcataagaaaaaaaaatgaaaaaattaattatttgaatttaaGTAACAAAATTGACGTGCTTGTATCAAGATTAGAGAGCGCTTATAGATGCTCATCG CTAGTTAAAGATGTTAGTACAATGATTCCATTAATACAGAAAATAAATTCAGAGACAAATGCACTTAAAATAGGAAATGATGTTACTAAATTAGAAAACATTTTTGATGAAATT AGTATTAGTTCGGATTTAATAAACGATACTGTTCAGACATCTGCTGCTATTAGCGCTCCAACTGAAGAA attGATGAGTTAATATCAAAAATTGCTGAAGAACATGCTATTAAATTAGATGGACAATTAGGCCCTGTTAATGCTATTGATAAG cACTTAAAAGAAATATCTAATATGAGtgaaagaataaaaaatttaaaataa
- a CDS encoding NECAP-like protein, putative has translation MCELFLLFKHQKIDVFKIPPRPFEGHRAEYWKEKIWEGFIVLYIKNNEILLKLVDENEILFAQCIVPYNYEVVVEKAIDSSRYFSIRVENTNDKNEIMYSFIGIYFEERTVAFNFICTINDFYRFKIFNRKSNSFEQKKLHKLNEGEKITLKIKGLNVKERTKKNEKNLDLESPK, from the exons ATGTGcgaactttttttattatttaaacatCAAAAAATTGACGTTTTTAAAATCCCTCCTAGACCTTTTGAAGGACATAG agCAGAATATtggaaagaaaaaatatggGAAGGTTTCATTGTtctgtatataaaaaataatgaaattcttttaaaattagtTGATGAAAATG aaatattatttgCTCAATGCATTGTCCCATATAATTATGAAGTTGTTGTAGAAAAAG CTATAGATAGCTCAAGATATTTTTCCATTAGAGTTGAAAATactaatgataaaaatgaaa tcaTGTATTCTTTTATAGGAATATACTTTGAGGAGAGAACAGTGGcatttaatttcatttgtacaattaatgatttttataggtttaa AATTTTTAATAGGAAATCCAATTCAtttgaacaaaaaaaattacataaattaaatgaag GAGAGaaaataacattaaaaataaaaggattAAACGTTAAAGAGAG aacaaaaaaaaatgaaaagaatcTTGATCTAGAATCTCCAAAATAA
- a CDS encoding Maf-like protein, putative, protein MNKFNFGEYKENNILNTKNELSNGNVLKDEENLNIENQLYNEFELEIDDEIISNLTSRVYNKNIRHKIIKVNNLMDENLYKYIVNNEESEEKESSHISNNSIHNDDKKKNISINSSNELYKNEIEENKNTCIYEEYNNLNKMKIMKCLNENINVHNNRKKNVLYLCYDEKNDECDICDRYIKNYMSNMQASNSLNIKNLNDLDDYFFILGSTSNSRKYILKKSNLNFLSIHIKIDEKKIGCRKSHDPFTLTSNISIAKGLKLLNIIKNNTKLRNRILELSKNKRLLLLVGDEVIYCNNKIYEKPKDEKEAYDFLKSYNNNKCFSYSCITLIDFKTERIITGIDESVIKICDMNDNIINKILEDLSIYFCAGALKIENTFMHKYINEIKGNIDSIFGLSINLLFHLVNFL, encoded by the coding sequence atgaataaattcaATTTTGGagaatataaagaaaataatatattaaatacaaaaaatgaattaagtAATGGAAATGTTTTAAAAGATGAGGAGAAtttaaatattgaaaatcAATTATATAATGAATTTGAATTAGAAATTGATGATGAAATTATTTCTAATTTAACTTCTCGTGtgtataacaaaaatattaggcataaaataataaaagtaaataatttaatggaTGAAaacttatataaatatatagtaAATAACGAAGAAAGTGAAGAAAAAGAGAGTAGCCATATTTCAAATAACTCTATTCATaatgatgataaaaaaaaaaatatatctataaACTCATcaaatgaattatataaaaatgagatagaagaaaataagaaTACATGTATTTACgaagaatataataatttaaataaaatgaaaataatgaaatgcttaaatgaaaacataaatgtgcataataatagaaaaaaaaatgtattatacTTATGTTATGAcgaaaaaaatgatgaatgTGACATTTGTGatagatatataaaaaattatatgtcaAATATGCAAGCTTCAAATTCTCTTAACATAAAAAACTTGAACGATTTAgatgattatttttttattcttggTTCTACATCTAACTCaaggaaatatattttaaaaaaaagcaatttaaattttttatccattcatataaaaattgatgaaaaaaaaattggatgCAGAAAAAGTCATGATCCTTTTACATTAACATCAAATATTTCTATAGCAAAAGGATTGAAATTAttgaatataattaaaaataacacaAAATTAAGAAATAGAATTTTGGAGTTGAGCAAAAACAAGAGACTACTATTATTAGTAGGTGATGAAGTAATCTActgtaataataaaatatatgaaaaaccAAAGGATGAAAAAGAGGCATATGATTTTCTTAAATCATATAACAATAACAAATGCTTTAGCTATAGTTGTATTACATTAATTGATTTTAAAACTGAAAGAATTATAACTGGAATTGATGAATCcgttataaaaatatgtgaTATGAATGATaacattataaataaaatattggaagatttatctatatatttttgtgcTGGTgcattaaaaatagaaaatacttttatgcataaatatataaatgaaataaaaggaaatatTGATAGTATTTTTGGCTTATCAAtaaatcttttatttcaCTTGGTTAATTTCTTATAG
- a CDS encoding dynein light intermediate chain 2, cytosolic, putative, with protein MKRENNSSSKATINNLKKNRTTEKHVNSKVNTKVPVSFKEKLQIKKKDSITYNKGNTSITKENSSNSSEYIKVCGEEKDNENILKMEKKSEEIDINGNIEFTNKEDSNNDSNVIVNDNHDDKNIYKEDEIEKYRELNKNKEEEIEEKIVNKKEMLNEKIKNYENIYKMESLVENYKEKNEDKKEENENEKVKRKTEYAGYTGNEIKGEDEKNDENKNENEYEEDDDEDEDEDEDENGEEKQKKKIGNDKSYEKSSIYQSILKKLNIEKNEELENSHIIIFGNKDVGKSSLIQSLQYVSMQGDINNEELYQNENRVLPLDYACLNVRNLEENSKIKDIKGNSHIWVLQHSSYISSLIKHMKKFKNIKNIIILMCTDLYKPYNIISDLNHWIESLYVLFEELHSYYDLEVFNELKGKLENYIYNYKKHIFEKKNKNKNDTFDLDKKSLVKINLAFPIFFIICKSDGYEILNNRTYQGYIDVIISYLRNLAITYQASIIFCNTVNKKEPKNIDILYKYIMHRIYDFPFNENPILDKYEKIFIPSGYDDIELINESIKNTFVENFSKPYDSIIIKPISNKSIVEHSQNIVQDVYFNDFLASIAYDITTNETNDKKEADEEKLKNSVIFNENSKIKEENNQKSLNKEKNDQSLHSFFQSLLAKGRSKSPSAPNISSLPLEKKL; from the coding sequence atgaaaagagaaaataataGTTCGTCAAAAGCAACGAttaacaatttaaaaaaaaacagaacTACAGAAAAGCATGTTAATTCAAAAGTGAATACAAAGGTTCCTGTatcatttaaagaaaaattacaaataaaaaaaaaagacagtATAACTTACAATAAAGGCAACACTAGCATAACAAAGGAGAATAGTTCAAATTCTtcagaatatataaaagtatgTGGTGAAGAAAAAGACAATGAAAATATcttaaaaatggaaaaaaaaagtgaagaaATTGATATAAATGGGAATATTGAATTCACAAATAAAGAAGATAGCAATAATGATAGTAATGTAATAGTTAATGATAATCatgatgataaaaatatttataaagaagatgaaatagaaaaatatagagaactaaacaaaaataaagaagaagaaatagaagaaaaaatagtcaataaaaaagagatgctcaatgaaaaaataaaaaattatgaaaatatatataaaatggaAAGTTTAgtagaaaattataaagaaaaaaatgaagataaaaaagaagaaaatgaaaatgagaaagtaaaaagaaaaactgAATATGCAGGATATACTggtaatgaaataaaaggtgaagatgaaaaaaatgatgagaataaaaatgaaaatgaatatgaagaagatgatgatgaagatgaagatgaagatgaagatgaaaatggagaagaaaaacaaaaaaaaaaaataggaaaTGATAAATCTTATGAAAAAAGTAGTATATATCaaagtatattaaaaaaattgaatatagagaaaaatgaagaattagaaaatagtcatattataatatttggTAATAAAGATGTAGGAAAGTCTTCCTTAATTCAATCATTACAATATGTATCTATGCAAGgagatataaataatgaagaattgTATCAGAATGAAAATCGAGTATTACCACTAGATTATGCTTGTTTAAATGTTAGAAATTTAGAAGAAAAcagtaaaataaaagatataaaaggAAATAGCCATATATGGGTACTGCAACATTCTTCTTATATTAGTTCATTAATTAaacatatgaaaaaatttaaaaatataaaaaatataattattttaatgtgTACTGATTTATATAAGCCgtataatattatatctGATTTAAATCATTGGATAGAAtctttatatgttttatttgaAGAATTGCATTCTTATTACGATTTAGAAgtatttaatgaattaaaaggaaaattagaaaattatatatataattataaaaaacatatatttgaaaaaaaaaataaaaataaaaatgatactTTTGATTTAGATAAAAAGAGCTTAGTCAAAATCAATTTAGCTTTtcctatattttttattatttgtaaatCAGATGgttatgaaattttaaacAATCGAACTTATCAAGGGTACATTGACGTAATCATTTCTTATTTGCGTAATTTAGCTATAACTTATCAAGCATCTATTATATTTTGCAATactgtaaataaaaaagaaccAAAGAATAtagatattttatataaatacataatgCATAGAATTTATGATTTTCCTTTTAATGAAAACCCTATATtagataaatatgaaaaaatattcataccATCAGGATATGACGATAtagaattaataaatgaatcaattaaaaatacttttgTTGAAAATTTTAGTAAACCTTATGactctattattattaaaccAATTTCAAATAAAAGTATTGTTGAGCATAGCCAAAACATTGTTCAAGATGtttattttaatgattttttaGCGAGTATAGCTTATGATATAACCACTAATGAAACGAATGATAAAAAGGAAGCtgatgaagaaaaattaaaaaattcagtaatttttaatgaaaatagcaaaattaaagaagaaaataatcagaaaagtttaaataaagaaaaaaatgatcaATCTCTGCACAGTTTTTTTCAAAGTCTTTTAGCAAAAGGAAGATCAAAATCCCCAAGTGCTCCAAATATATCATCATTACCTTTggaaaaaaaactttaa
- a CDS encoding arginase, putative, translating into MLETIENYIQTFKEKEHLYVKKNVSIIGSPLGAGQSLEGVKLACDDLRKLGLHNVIKFMGWNYEDIGNIETNTTKNKSKEEEENTKMNNTINKKHASKEILNGYNDIIDEHMNKKYLGNDYYNNIKNVELIGRFNERLFHVMSNELKKKNFVLNIGGDHSIAFASVLSSLHIYKDLKVIWIDAHGDINTPETSPSGNYHGMPLAHSLGLFKKKVPYFEWSETLTYLKAENLAMIGIRDIDMYEKIILKKYNINYYTIFDVEQNGIYNTISNALKRIDPSEKCPIHISLDIDSVDNIFAPGTGTIAKGGLTYREINLLMKILADTKRVVSMDLVEYDPLLDEQEKKFHGDSLPISKSATKTGKLCLELIARILGYDIV; encoded by the coding sequence atgcTTGAGACTattgaaaattatatacaaaCCTTCAAAGAAAAGGAACAtctttatgtaaaaaaaaatgtctcCATAATTGGTTCTCCACTGGGGGCTGGGCAATCCTTGGAAGGAGTAAAGTTGGCATGTGATGATTTAAGAAAATTAGGTCTGCATAATGTGATAAAGTTTATGGGATGGAATTATGAAGATATAGGAAATATAGAAACAAATactacaaaaaataaaagtaaagaggaagaagaaaatacaaaaatgaataatacaataaacaaaaaacatGCTTCAAAAGAAATTTTGAATGGATATAATGATATTATTGATGAgcatatgaataaaaaatacttgGGGAatgattattataataatataaaaaacgtAGAATTAATTGGAAGGTTTAATGAAAGACTATTTCATGTTATGagtaatgaattaaaaaaaaaaaactttgtATTAAATATCGGAGGTGATCATAGTATAGCTTTTGCTAGTGTTTTGAGTTCATTACACATTTATAAGGATCTAAAGGTTATTTGGATAGATGCCCATGGAGATATTAACACTCCTGAAACATCTCCTTCGGGAAATTATCATGGTATGCCTTTAGCTCATTCATTAGGGCTTTTCAAAAAGAAGGTCCCATATTTTGAGTGGTCGGAAACTTTGACTTATTTGAAAGCAGAAAATTTAGCTATGATAGGGATAAGAGATATTGATATGTacgaaaaaattattttaaaaaaatataatattaattactACACTATATTTGATGTTGAACAAAATGGGATATATAATACGATATCCAACGCTTTAAAGAGAATTGATCCAAGTGAAAAATGTCCAATACATATATCATTAGATATTGATAGTGTTGATAATATTTTTGCACCTGGAACTGGAACAATTGCAAAAGGAGGGTTAACTTATAgagaaataaatttattaatgaaaattctGGCTGACACAAAAAGAGTTGTATCAATGGATTTAGTAGAATATGATCCATTATTAGAtgaacaagaaaaaaaatttcatggTGACTCATTACCCATTTCGAAAAGTGCAACAAAAACAGGAAAATTATGTCTTGAATTAATTGCCAGAATCTTAGGGTATGAtattgtataa
- a CDS encoding zinc finger protein, putative, whose translation MNTKKNFAKFLEKKMFINVPKDKMSEEFRNIRKEENLSNVVNTSERRILFYKTKICPWYIKGKCERRKTCLYAHAQNELRELPNLCKTSLCPKLKINELCNDKKCKYAHTNIELRATENLYKTALCESFLKGKCFSGQFCRYAHGHNELRENPMEITDKNIIIGTSKNKNDKLDFEKKKNVSNNNNNNSGDICKRNETYCIFPKKKELYFSKLNTLTEDDGVYDITETMDTQVLNDSTTENSYECNKKAEFVFKNGNNNNNLPSPLEAFMKQDENSKFNEEQFLNDNLNVLGFLEEHNNVEKIGKTNNAINEINSNSNNFYNNMDVNFLRKNKDISNSTSSMMNFSIGSHGKVDMNTHNNLEDNYYNFNANNIDKLNYEDIFFSDNSFTTINSNGNRTQTLNNYMINESINGNVGGVDHINNHRNVNPNNSRNDNITNNKDMDNYVGWDNFSLFGKTKTLIPENDYFKIFNYGICNNVDNKIYDNCKVYKNQIDNKVDKSLFIL comes from the coding sequence ATGAATACTAAAAAGAATTTTGCAAAAtttttggaaaaaaaaatgtttattaaTGTTCCAAAAGACAAAATGAGTGAAGAGTTTAGGAATATaagaaaagaagaaaatttaagTAATGTTGTAAATACAAGTGAAAgaagaattttattttataaaacaaaaatatgtCCATGGTATATTAAAGGGAAATGTGAAAGAAGAAAAACTTGTCTTTATGCTCATGCCCAAAATGAATTAAGAGAACTTCCAAATTTATGCAAAACTAGTTTGTGtccaaaattaaaaataaatgaattatgtaacgataaaaaatgtaaatatgcACATACTAATATTGAATTAAGAGCTAcagaaaatttatataaaactgCTTTATGTGAAAGTTTTCTTAAGGGGAAATGTTTCTCTGGTCAATTCTGTAGATATGCTCATGGGCATAACGAGTTAAGAGAAAATCCAATGGAAATAacagataaaaatattattattggtactagtaaaaataaaaacgatAAATTAGATTtcgaaaaaaagaaaaacgttagtaataataataacaataatagtGGTGATATTTGCAAAAGAAACGAGACATATTGCATTTTTCCAAAAAAGAAGGAACTGTATTTTAGTAAACTTAACACTTTAACAGAAGACGATGGTGTTTATGATATAACTGAAACAATGGATACTCAAGTATTGAATGATAGTACAACAGAAAATTCATATGAATGTAACAAAAAGGCAgaatttgtttttaaaaatggtaataataataataatttgcCATCACCTCTAGAAGCTTTTATGAAGCAAGATGAAAACTCGAAGTTTAATGAAGaacaatttttaaatgataatttaaatgttttAGGTTTTTTAGAAGAACACAATAATGTAGAAAAAATTGGAAAGACTAATAATGcaattaatgaaattaatagtaattcaaataatttttataataatatggATGTGAATTTTTtgagaaaaaataaagatataagTAATAGTACTTCATCAATGATGAATTTTAGTATTGGTTCCCATGGAAAAGTTGACATGAACACTCACAATAATTTAGAAGacaattattataattttaatgctaataatatagataaattaaattacgAAGACATATTTTTTAGTGATAATTCTTTTACAACAATAAATAGTAATGGAAATAGAACTCAGACTTTAAACAATTACATGATAAATGAATCAATTAATGGTAATGTGGGAGGAGTAGATCACATAAATAATCATAGAAATGTTAATCCAAATAATAGTAGAAACGATAATAttacaaataataaagatatggATAACTATGTTGGATGggataatttttctttatttggAAAAACGAAAACATTAATACCTGAAAAcgattatttcaaaatatttaattatggTATATGCAATAATGTTGATaacaaaatatatgataattGCAAGGTTTATAAAAATCAAATAGACAATAAAGTTGATAAATCTTTgtttattctttaa
- the LRR9 gene encoding leucine-rich repeat protein, putative — MDENLTTKNYNEEDENNSRVFIFFERQYDIDNGINIILNFKKLKLNNEQNFLEIINLNKNNIIRDIIKIKKKLEVISNSINNHNNKKELNIQWELDLSFNYFKIISIDSILSILIEQNIINEKENIFYVNNLKTLNLRKNCLKKFPYICNYKLNNLTNLCLSHNDINDITTINNENNLLNNNCLTEKINYDNNKGVLNEIIPNLKNIYLQNNKIESFSFIKYLFNHHKEIININISFNKIKYLCHLPFLKSLKYLDISFNALLCCNIEDTEYKNITKELENSCKKENNDLYKNDSDFTSYHFLLTFKNYFPNLKNINTKNNHLYNLNTI; from the coding sequence atggatGAAAACTTAACCACTAAAAACTACaatgaagaagatgaaaataatagtagagtattcatatttttcgaAAGACAGTATGATATAGATAATggcataaatataatattaaactttaaaaaattaaaactaaATAATGAACAGAACTTTTTAGAAATAatcaatttaaataaaaacaatataataagagatattataaaaattaaaaaaaagttagaaGTGATCAGCAATTCAATAAATAACCATAACaataaaaaggaattaaATATTCAATGGGAGTTAGATTTATCATTTaactattttaaaataatttcaattGATAGTATTTTGTCCATTTTAATTgaacaaaatataataaatgaaaaagaaaatattttttacgtaaataatttaaaaacactaaacttaagaaaaaattgtttgaaaaaatttccgtatatttgtaattataaattaaataatttaacgAATTTATGCTTATCTCATAATGACATTAATGATATCACAACAATAAATAACGAAAATAaccttttaaataataactGTTTaacagaaaaaataaattatgataataataaaggtgttttaaatgaaataattccaaatttgaaaaatatttatttgcaaaataacaaaattgaatcattttcttttataaaatatttatttaatcaccataaagaaattataaatataaacatcagtttcaataaaataaaatatctatGTCACCTcccttttttaaaaagtttaaaatatTTGGATATTTCATTTAACGCTTTATTATGTTGCAACATTGAGGATACTGAGTATAAAAACATAACAAAGGAGCTTGAGAATTCCTGtaagaaagaaaataatgatcTATACAAAAATGACAGCGATTTTACAtcttatcattttttattaacatttaaaaattattttcctaatttaaaaaatataaatacaaaaaataatcatttatataacttgaatacaatataa